One Alicyclobacillus acidoterrestris DNA window includes the following coding sequences:
- a CDS encoding helicase C-terminal domain-containing protein, with translation MNYVVIDIETTGLDPIQHEIIEVGAVRVVDGATTDTFHALVRPETSIPSEITRLTGIDDFMVADAEPASTVLPRLLQFIGDDTLVAHNLQFDQPFLQHHVDKLGYTLIQPDGLCTFTLSRVLFPTLSSHRLTTVAEHLGIVPESAHRALSDAMTTAKVFLQLTEQVLALPYLLVQQLAQLSGLYSQRTSDWLTELSLHVMAQKADTIPDDCEVRDGLLYTAPPPRSDDEKSKPSTWPVKDVIQEALALLSANGPLSEFLPGYEPREGQLQMAAKVGEALTAHKHAVIEAGTGTGKSMAYLIPAALYAKTTGERVVVSTHTMALQDQIEERDFPTLLRLFGGELSLAVQKGRKNYVCLRKVRNEAGTLSALASPEDIQGVMALLVWLSRTSEGVREELSSKSVGLGLWGRVQSETETCINKRCPFFRPCYFFRAKTRAQAAEIVVTNHSLLLSDLKTDHRVLPKYEALVIDEAHHLEEQATKHLGNEVHAAQIAALGHRLSRDQGRNGIIRDLLTRFETSQSLPFAMEEKLKRAQEWIAEVAQSADVAFAVLGNMVPAGKNELRLTDDIFKHPSFIQFSEQMASLRAPIHALRELVKGLQEWAKTAATDDEAGRILDAAGYLDQWLQGVELLEEMTVPSVERVTWIERRGYGRPRYSVHTAPIDVSATLRTLLFDPLPATILTSATLSVRGRFDYTINQLGLRDTLDEQRLITGIVPSPFDYPSQARLFVPNDVPELAKMSSEEAATWLTDSLYHLAVASGGRLLALFTSHQMLRETAKHLRAPLAAKEIAVFAQDVDGSRTAMLEAFRNNPRSVLLGAQSFWEGIDLPGDQLTTLVIIRLPFAPPSHPVTEARHERLTNSGQSPFWVASLPEAVVRFRQGFGRLIRTRQDKGVVVVYDKRIITSKYGATFIQSLSGVRPRVAPEQDVLRQIRSFLTQSS, from the coding sequence GTGAATTACGTCGTGATAGATATCGAAACCACCGGGCTCGACCCGATCCAACACGAAATCATCGAAGTCGGTGCGGTTCGCGTCGTCGATGGCGCGACGACCGACACCTTCCACGCGCTGGTGCGACCAGAGACGTCGATACCGAGTGAGATCACGCGTCTGACCGGCATTGATGACTTCATGGTCGCCGACGCCGAACCTGCGTCGACGGTTCTACCGAGACTACTGCAGTTTATCGGCGACGACACGCTCGTCGCGCACAACTTGCAGTTTGACCAGCCTTTTTTACAGCACCATGTCGACAAATTGGGATATACCCTCATCCAACCGGATGGATTGTGTACATTTACCTTATCTCGCGTGCTGTTTCCGACGCTGTCCTCCCATCGGTTGACTACTGTGGCAGAACATTTGGGCATCGTGCCAGAGTCAGCGCATCGCGCGCTGTCCGACGCCATGACCACGGCGAAAGTATTTTTACAGTTGACGGAACAGGTTCTGGCGCTGCCATATTTACTCGTCCAACAGTTGGCGCAACTCTCTGGGTTATATTCGCAGCGCACGAGCGATTGGCTGACTGAGCTGAGCCTCCATGTGATGGCGCAGAAGGCCGATACGATACCGGACGACTGCGAAGTTCGCGACGGGCTTCTGTATACAGCGCCGCCGCCGAGATCGGATGACGAAAAGTCAAAGCCCAGCACGTGGCCAGTGAAAGATGTCATCCAAGAAGCGTTGGCACTGCTCTCAGCCAACGGGCCATTAAGCGAATTCCTGCCCGGCTATGAGCCGCGTGAGGGGCAACTGCAGATGGCGGCCAAGGTCGGCGAGGCGCTGACCGCGCACAAACACGCGGTGATTGAAGCGGGCACAGGTACAGGTAAATCTATGGCGTATCTCATTCCGGCCGCGCTATATGCGAAAACGACCGGGGAGCGAGTGGTCGTCAGCACGCATACCATGGCGCTGCAAGACCAGATTGAGGAACGCGATTTCCCTACGCTGCTGCGATTGTTCGGGGGAGAATTATCGCTGGCGGTACAAAAAGGGAGAAAAAACTACGTGTGTCTGCGGAAAGTGCGCAATGAAGCGGGCACGCTGTCTGCACTGGCGAGTCCCGAAGACATCCAAGGCGTGATGGCGCTTTTGGTGTGGCTGTCGAGGACGAGCGAGGGCGTGCGTGAAGAGCTCTCCTCGAAATCAGTGGGCCTAGGATTGTGGGGGCGCGTACAGAGCGAGACGGAGACCTGTATCAACAAGCGCTGTCCGTTTTTCCGCCCATGTTACTTCTTCCGCGCAAAAACCCGTGCGCAAGCGGCAGAAATCGTCGTCACCAACCACTCGCTCTTACTGTCGGATTTGAAGACAGATCACCGCGTGCTGCCGAAGTACGAAGCGCTGGTCATTGACGAGGCCCACCATCTGGAAGAACAGGCGACCAAACACCTGGGCAACGAGGTGCACGCGGCACAAATCGCTGCTCTGGGACACCGGTTGAGCCGCGACCAGGGCAGAAATGGCATCATCAGGGACCTGTTAACCCGGTTTGAAACGTCACAGTCCCTGCCGTTCGCAATGGAGGAAAAACTGAAGCGCGCGCAGGAGTGGATTGCAGAAGTGGCGCAAAGCGCAGACGTCGCATTCGCAGTGCTTGGAAATATGGTGCCTGCGGGCAAAAACGAACTGCGGTTGACAGACGATATCTTCAAGCACCCGAGCTTTATTCAGTTTAGCGAACAGATGGCATCGCTGCGGGCGCCCATTCACGCGTTGCGCGAGTTAGTCAAAGGGCTGCAAGAGTGGGCCAAGACGGCGGCGACGGACGACGAAGCGGGGCGCATCCTCGACGCTGCAGGCTATCTCGATCAGTGGCTGCAAGGTGTCGAACTTTTAGAGGAAATGACCGTGCCGAGTGTGGAACGCGTGACGTGGATTGAACGGCGCGGTTACGGGCGCCCACGGTATAGCGTTCACACGGCGCCTATCGACGTCTCGGCGACACTTCGCACGCTGTTGTTCGACCCGTTGCCAGCGACCATACTCACGTCCGCGACGTTGTCGGTGCGCGGGCGCTTTGACTACACCATCAATCAACTGGGCCTGCGCGATACATTGGACGAGCAGCGACTCATCACGGGCATCGTGCCGTCGCCGTTTGACTATCCATCGCAAGCGCGGTTGTTCGTGCCAAACGACGTGCCGGAATTGGCCAAGATGAGTTCCGAAGAGGCAGCCACCTGGTTGACCGACTCGTTGTACCACCTCGCGGTTGCCAGTGGCGGGCGGCTGTTGGCGCTGTTTACCAGCCACCAGATGCTGCGGGAGACGGCCAAACACTTGCGCGCACCGCTGGCTGCGAAGGAGATTGCGGTGTTCGCGCAAGACGTGGACGGTAGCCGCACCGCGATGCTGGAGGCGTTTCGCAATAACCCGAGAAGCGTCCTCCTAGGGGCACAGTCGTTTTGGGAAGGCATTGATTTGCCCGGCGACCAACTCACCACGTTGGTGATTATTCGGCTGCCGTTTGCGCCGCCAAGCCACCCTGTGACAGAAGCGCGGCATGAACGCCTGACCAACTCCGGTCAGAGCCCTTTTTGGGTCGCTAGCTTGCCAGAGGCGGTCGTGCGGTTTCGCCAGGGGTTTGGGCGCTTGATTCGCACGCGCCAGGACAAAGGGGTGGTTGTCGTCTACGACAAGCGCATCATCACCTCGAAATACGGCGCCACGTTTATTCAATCGTTATCCGGCGTGCGTCCACGCGTCGCACCCGAACAAGATGTCCTCCGTCAAATTCGCTCATTTTTGACGCAATCTTCATGA
- a CDS encoding tetratricopeptide repeat protein, translated as MQNLELKDIANAVLQIREQVPEADARTKERMLQDLAMLRELATSVLDAWMEVDDVIEETILEIGEVEQAGDLGQDDASSAEARSEAWSASRTESLLQGPVEIAQTWFDLSLKVDCALRRGLGYFDLRMFDEAAASLSEALDGQDNPAARIYLALSHLAAGRIDLAASHLAFARDAAADEMTLQAVLEVEVQLCAAKEDWHQAVHVLYELLSLDPHEVDVWYNLGICHLKLYEFAAAERCFAKAMRTETVDVEAILWRAMSLVLSGRVDEGRALLTHSEQMGEQLEQHALLRVVLYLSTQQMDLAEQTAGSVIMKYPNQAIGYELLALCRAVSHRPREAMIASKRALALRPEGSHALTLFGLTSYLLGDFSRAKAALEAAEKNGDASALTQIIRARIAALDGQTDEARRRLGQLAEHPGMYAKRLAILYRGMLHLREGESALANADFERAVHLGLPPSAIAVARAHVESEIEQSEMQLERS; from the coding sequence GTGCAGAATTTGGAACTGAAGGACATCGCAAACGCGGTTTTGCAAATCCGCGAGCAGGTCCCTGAGGCGGACGCTAGGACGAAAGAACGCATGCTACAAGATCTGGCCATGCTTCGTGAGTTGGCCACTTCTGTCCTCGATGCTTGGATGGAAGTCGACGATGTCATAGAGGAAACCATCCTCGAAATTGGCGAGGTGGAGCAAGCGGGCGATCTCGGTCAGGATGACGCAAGTAGCGCCGAAGCGCGCTCAGAAGCGTGGTCGGCCAGCCGAACCGAATCCCTCTTGCAGGGCCCAGTCGAAATCGCGCAAACTTGGTTCGACTTGTCCTTGAAAGTGGACTGTGCACTGCGCAGGGGCCTTGGGTATTTTGATTTGCGCATGTTTGATGAAGCTGCAGCGTCGCTTTCGGAGGCACTCGACGGCCAGGACAATCCTGCGGCACGCATCTATTTAGCGCTCAGCCATTTGGCTGCAGGTCGAATCGATCTCGCCGCTTCGCACCTCGCTTTTGCCCGGGACGCCGCGGCAGACGAGATGACGCTACAGGCGGTACTCGAAGTCGAGGTGCAACTGTGCGCAGCGAAGGAAGACTGGCATCAAGCGGTTCACGTATTGTATGAATTACTCAGCCTCGACCCGCACGAAGTTGACGTGTGGTACAACTTAGGGATTTGTCATTTGAAACTCTACGAGTTCGCCGCTGCGGAACGTTGTTTTGCAAAGGCGATGCGTACAGAGACGGTCGATGTCGAGGCCATCTTGTGGCGCGCGATGAGCCTCGTGTTGTCTGGGCGCGTAGACGAAGGGCGCGCTTTGCTCACCCACTCTGAGCAGATGGGCGAACAACTCGAACAACACGCGTTGCTGCGCGTCGTGCTGTATTTGTCCACACAACAAATGGATCTCGCGGAACAAACCGCAGGCTCCGTCATCATGAAATATCCGAATCAAGCAATCGGGTACGAGTTGCTTGCACTTTGCCGTGCCGTTTCACATCGACCGCGAGAGGCGATGATAGCGAGTAAACGTGCGCTGGCACTTCGCCCCGAAGGCTCACACGCGTTGACGTTGTTTGGCCTTACCAGCTACCTGTTAGGCGATTTTTCGCGGGCTAAAGCCGCACTCGAGGCAGCGGAGAAAAACGGGGACGCAAGTGCGCTGACACAAATTATTCGGGCGCGCATTGCGGCACTCGACGGTCAAACCGACGAAGCGCGGCGGCGGTTGGGGCAACTCGCTGAACACCCCGGTATGTACGCCAAGCGACTCGCGATTTTGTACCGAGGAATGCTCCATCTGCGCGAAGGCGAATCGGCGTTGGCGAATGCCGACTTCGAGCGGGCGGTGCACTTGGGGTTGCCGCCATCGGCCATTGCGGTCGCACGGGCTCATGTGGAGTCGGAAATCGAACAATCGGAAATGCAGCTTGAACGCTCGTAG
- a CDS encoding biotin--[acetyl-CoA-carboxylase] ligase: MAKQEWSTRDKMLELFMSAPDRTISGERLSAALNVSRTAIWKQIKALELNGFEFSATPRVGYRMTRVPDELIGPLVSPHLDEACRLGRRILWAPERTSTNDTAIELAHDGAVHGLVVTAARQTGGRGRQGRVWQSPAGGMWFSVLVRNPCALSQAGDLTLLASVAVHRALHESGVEAEIKWPNDILVDGRKICGILAQMRADGETVDYAVIGIGINANFHREALPPDVFDHATTILTECGQPVDRPLLLARILNQLDALYSNLAQGAGGFAAVREEWKTHAHTLGRTVHVRLGDTFITGYAEDVDERGVLLVRDHAGVRHELHSGEVLFSASEKL, from the coding sequence TTGGCGAAACAGGAATGGTCGACACGCGACAAGATGCTCGAATTATTTATGTCGGCGCCTGATAGAACCATCTCCGGAGAACGATTGAGCGCGGCGCTCAACGTCTCGAGAACCGCGATTTGGAAACAAATCAAAGCGCTTGAACTGAACGGTTTTGAATTCTCGGCGACGCCGCGTGTGGGCTACCGAATGACGCGGGTACCAGACGAACTGATAGGGCCACTGGTATCCCCGCATCTCGACGAGGCCTGCCGTTTGGGGAGAAGGATTCTTTGGGCACCCGAGCGTACATCCACCAACGACACCGCTATCGAACTCGCGCATGACGGCGCTGTGCATGGACTGGTCGTGACGGCCGCCCGGCAGACAGGCGGACGCGGGCGACAGGGTCGCGTGTGGCAGTCGCCAGCTGGCGGCATGTGGTTTTCCGTACTCGTGCGCAACCCGTGCGCATTGTCGCAAGCAGGCGATTTGACGCTGCTTGCGAGTGTTGCAGTACACAGAGCGCTTCACGAGAGCGGTGTGGAGGCTGAGATCAAGTGGCCGAACGACATCTTGGTCGATGGTCGCAAAATTTGCGGCATCCTTGCGCAAATGCGGGCGGACGGTGAAACCGTAGACTATGCCGTCATCGGAATTGGCATCAACGCGAATTTCCATAGAGAAGCGCTGCCACCCGACGTTTTCGACCATGCCACCACCATTCTCACAGAATGTGGACAACCAGTAGACAGGCCTTTGCTACTCGCACGTATCCTCAACCAACTCGACGCGCTCTACAGCAACCTCGCACAAGGCGCAGGCGGGTTTGCTGCCGTGCGCGAAGAGTGGAAAACACACGCCCACACGTTGGGACGGACGGTACATGTCCGACTCGGAGACACGTTCATCACGGGCTATGCCGAAGATGTAGATGAGCGCGGTGTACTCTTGGTGCGTGATCACGCCGGTGTGCGACACGAATTGCACAGTGGGGAAGTGCTATTCTCCGCGTCTGAGAAATTGTAA
- the bshA gene encoding N-acetyl-alpha-D-glucosaminyl L-malate synthase BshA: MRIGISCYPTIGGSGAVATELGKALAKRGHEVHFIVTDVPFRLGAFVEHVYIHELDTTTYPVLRTPPYDFSLAALMAKVADEYQLDVIHAHYALPFAVCGFLAREMAKRDVKVVTTLHGTDVTVLAQDTSLKEVIKLGIEKSDAVTAVSRSLIQQTRELFETDKPIECIYNFIDTSVFRPQVGEKVRSSLAKPQERVLLHVSNFRQIKRIPDVIEIFARVRAHVQARLLLVGEGPEYSGARQRVRELGLEPYVEFLGKQDEVATLIAAADVLLLPSAKESFGLVALEAMACGIPVIGSIAGGIPEVVVDGVTGFLSDVGDVTKMATDTLRLLQDDRLYNDFSQAARRHAESQFHVHDKVGEYEALYRRVCGI; encoded by the coding sequence ATGCGCATCGGCATTAGTTGTTATCCAACGATTGGCGGTTCCGGCGCCGTGGCGACGGAGTTGGGCAAAGCGCTCGCCAAGCGGGGTCATGAGGTCCATTTTATCGTGACCGATGTTCCTTTTCGCCTGGGCGCGTTTGTCGAGCACGTGTACATTCACGAACTGGATACGACAACCTATCCGGTTCTCCGAACACCGCCGTATGACTTCTCCCTGGCTGCGCTGATGGCGAAAGTCGCCGACGAGTACCAGCTCGACGTCATTCACGCGCATTACGCACTGCCATTCGCGGTTTGTGGTTTTCTCGCCCGGGAGATGGCCAAGCGTGACGTCAAAGTGGTCACCACGCTGCACGGCACAGACGTCACGGTGCTCGCCCAAGATACGAGCTTGAAAGAAGTCATTAAGTTAGGGATTGAAAAGAGCGACGCGGTGACCGCGGTGAGCCGCAGTTTAATTCAACAGACCCGCGAGTTGTTCGAGACCGACAAGCCCATCGAGTGCATTTATAACTTTATTGACACCAGTGTATTTCGTCCGCAGGTGGGGGAGAAAGTTCGCTCGTCGCTGGCTAAACCGCAGGAGCGGGTGCTGTTACACGTGTCGAACTTCCGACAAATCAAACGCATCCCCGACGTCATCGAGATCTTTGCTCGCGTTCGAGCGCATGTTCAGGCGCGGCTCTTACTGGTCGGTGAGGGACCTGAGTACAGTGGCGCTCGGCAACGCGTCCGCGAATTGGGGCTAGAGCCGTACGTCGAATTTCTCGGGAAGCAGGACGAAGTCGCCACATTAATCGCCGCAGCGGATGTACTGTTGCTTCCATCCGCAAAAGAGAGCTTTGGACTCGTCGCGCTTGAGGCGATGGCTTGTGGGATTCCCGTCATCGGATCGATTGCGGGCGGCATTCCAGAAGTGGTGGTCGACGGAGTCACCGGATTTTTGTCAGACGTGGGCGACGTGACGAAAATGGCCACGGATACGCTGCGCTTGTTGCAGGACGATAGACTTTACAACGATTTTTCGCAAGCCGCTCGCCGCCACGCGGAATCTCAATTCCACGTGCACGATAAGGTAGGCGAGTATGAGGCGCTGTACCGCCGCGTCTGTGGCATCTAA
- the dapB gene encoding 4-hydroxy-tetrahydrodipicolinate reductase, with protein MSQNTVRIAVAGAKGRMGREAVRAITATPDLTLAGVLVRHVDDEVLHDFDTSAYDDAARLLETEQPDVWLDLTTPATVVNHVNLALDHGVRPVVGATGYGEEDLSRWDELARTRGIGGIACPNFAVGALLMMRFAKEAAKWMEKAEIIELHHDQKKDKPSGTALRTALAMETEYEVPIHSVRLPGLVAHQEVIFGGTGEILTIRHDSLNRESFMPGLILACRRVMQLRQMVYGLENLLW; from the coding sequence ATGAGTCAAAACACAGTTCGTATTGCAGTTGCGGGTGCAAAGGGAAGGATGGGTCGTGAAGCGGTGCGCGCGATTACAGCGACGCCTGATTTGACGCTAGCCGGCGTCCTCGTCCGCCACGTCGACGATGAAGTCCTGCACGATTTCGATACGAGTGCCTACGACGACGCCGCTCGGTTACTCGAAACCGAACAGCCGGATGTCTGGCTCGACCTGACAACGCCTGCGACGGTTGTCAATCACGTCAATCTTGCATTAGATCACGGCGTTCGCCCAGTGGTCGGCGCAACGGGCTACGGGGAGGAAGACTTGTCCCGTTGGGACGAGCTGGCTCGAACACGGGGCATCGGGGGCATCGCGTGCCCGAATTTTGCCGTGGGGGCGCTATTGATGATGCGCTTCGCCAAAGAGGCCGCAAAATGGATGGAAAAAGCGGAAATTATCGAGTTGCACCACGACCAAAAAAAGGACAAGCCGTCCGGCACGGCGCTTCGCACAGCGTTGGCCATGGAGACGGAGTACGAGGTACCCATACATAGTGTTCGCCTACCTGGCCTCGTCGCGCACCAAGAAGTGATCTTCGGGGGAACTGGGGAGATTTTAACGATTCGCCACGACTCTCTCAATCGTGAAAGTTTCATGCCTGGTTTAATTTTGGCGTGTCGGCGCGTCATGCAGCTGCGACAGATGGTCTACGGGTTAGAAAATTTATTGTGGTAG
- a CDS encoding tetratricopeptide repeat protein, whose translation MAAKRLIQAAYAYLYIGDFAEAKAAFERAIQAEPNNPHVYFCASVTAHRSGDYASAKAYIQKAMKLSPGVPLYESYYDAICASSAVEEAKWRYVEGYVSEAISLLKEATRQDPLNEDAQNMLAELIALHCSWREGDAPREDIDESKHSSYCSCGCKGKDGS comes from the coding sequence ATGGCAGCAAAGCGGTTGATTCAGGCGGCATATGCGTATTTGTACATCGGGGATTTTGCCGAGGCGAAAGCCGCGTTTGAACGGGCCATTCAGGCGGAGCCGAACAACCCTCACGTCTATTTCTGCGCATCGGTCACCGCACACCGGAGTGGCGACTACGCGAGTGCCAAGGCGTACATCCAAAAAGCGATGAAACTGAGTCCTGGTGTACCGCTGTATGAGTCGTACTATGATGCAATTTGTGCATCGAGCGCAGTTGAAGAGGCGAAGTGGCGATATGTGGAAGGGTATGTCAGTGAGGCGATTTCTCTACTGAAAGAAGCGACCAGACAAGACCCGCTAAATGAAGACGCGCAAAACATGTTGGCGGAGCTCATCGCGTTACATTGCTCGTGGCGCGAAGGTGATGCACCAAGGGAGGATATAGATGAGTCAAAACACAGTTCGTATTGCAGTTGCGGGTGCAAAGGGAAGGATGGGTCGTGA
- a CDS encoding nucleotide pyrophosphohydrolase produces MDLKDVQERVDAYISQFVEGYFQPMTLVVRLTEELGELAREINHHYGEKPKKKDEPDGSIALELGDLLFVITCLANRLDIDLNQAFNDVMQKFETRDKFRWTRIEDSLPND; encoded by the coding sequence GTGGACTTGAAAGATGTGCAAGAGCGGGTAGACGCGTATATCAGTCAATTCGTCGAAGGTTATTTTCAACCGATGACGCTGGTCGTGCGACTGACCGAAGAACTCGGTGAACTCGCTCGGGAAATCAACCATCATTACGGAGAGAAGCCCAAGAAAAAAGATGAGCCAGACGGGAGCATTGCCTTAGAACTGGGCGATTTGCTGTTCGTCATCACCTGTCTAGCAAACCGTCTAGATATTGATCTCAACCAAGCGTTCAACGACGTCATGCAGAAGTTTGAGACGCGCGATAAGTTTCGGTGGACGCGTATAGAGGACAGCCTGCCAAACGATTGA
- the ylbJ gene encoding sporulation integral membrane protein YlbJ, with protein sequence MKRLSRGKKGQLLNLVLIAVAVIFTIALVVYPTEGFQAGIAGLKVFGKIVFPSLLPFFVLAEILMGLGVVRGLGVLLEPLMRPLFSVPGVGAFALSMGLAAGYPMDAVIASRFRETGQCTRVEGERLLAFTNTADPLFMLSAVAVGMFKSPAVGGLLAISHYISAFLVGICFKFWGRNDKDHLAEVQARTKERAQGFIFVRAYQEMLRAREEDGRPFGKLLGNAVTESMQTLIMICGLIVFFAVFIEILSKSGLMRVIGAPIAVIYHLFHIHGGLVSPTIAGILELDIGSAQVAGVDGPLLQKLALVSGIIGWSGLAVHAQVASVLTNTDIRMLPYFLARFLQAAFAAAATVVLYFLGMGQKATQAMAHIPAVTGVGQAMSNHSFWQVSSSAVGLWLCIVGGLLVLSLGLLMVRRVRIIAFHTRIK encoded by the coding sequence GTGAAGAGATTGAGCCGGGGCAAAAAGGGCCAGCTATTAAATCTAGTGCTCATTGCAGTTGCGGTAATTTTTACGATCGCGCTCGTGGTCTATCCCACCGAGGGATTTCAAGCCGGTATCGCGGGCTTAAAAGTGTTTGGGAAAATCGTCTTCCCCTCTCTGCTCCCGTTCTTCGTATTGGCTGAAATTCTCATGGGCTTAGGTGTGGTCAGGGGGCTTGGCGTTTTGCTGGAACCCTTGATGCGCCCATTATTTAGCGTCCCAGGCGTCGGTGCGTTTGCTCTGTCGATGGGGTTGGCCGCAGGGTATCCAATGGACGCTGTGATCGCTTCTCGCTTCCGCGAGACAGGGCAATGTACACGTGTTGAAGGCGAGCGGCTGTTGGCTTTTACAAACACCGCTGATCCTTTGTTTATGTTGAGCGCGGTCGCAGTGGGGATGTTCAAATCGCCGGCCGTCGGCGGTTTACTCGCGATTTCGCACTATATCTCCGCGTTTCTCGTCGGGATTTGCTTTAAATTTTGGGGCCGCAACGACAAAGATCATCTGGCGGAAGTACAGGCGCGCACAAAGGAACGCGCACAAGGTTTTATTTTTGTTCGCGCGTATCAAGAGATGCTCCGCGCCCGCGAAGAGGACGGTCGCCCGTTCGGCAAGTTGTTAGGGAACGCCGTCACTGAATCCATGCAGACCTTAATCATGATTTGCGGGTTGATTGTGTTCTTTGCGGTATTCATTGAGATTTTGAGCAAGAGTGGCCTGATGCGTGTCATCGGTGCCCCGATTGCGGTCATCTATCACCTGTTCCACATCCACGGCGGTCTCGTAAGTCCGACGATTGCAGGTATCTTGGAGTTAGACATCGGGAGCGCTCAGGTTGCGGGCGTGGACGGTCCACTGTTACAGAAACTCGCGCTGGTCAGCGGAATTATTGGCTGGAGTGGCCTCGCGGTACACGCACAGGTGGCCAGTGTCCTCACCAATACGGATATTCGCATGCTACCCTATTTCCTTGCTCGGTTTTTACAGGCGGCTTTCGCGGCTGCGGCGACCGTTGTTCTGTATTTTCTTGGCATGGGTCAAAAAGCAACGCAGGCGATGGCACACATTCCGGCTGTCACTGGCGTAGGCCAAGCCATGAGCAATCACTCGTTTTGGCAGGTTTCATCGTCCGCAGTCGGGTTGTGGCTCTGTATTGTCGGCGGCCTACTCGTGCTTTCGCTAGGGCTTCTAATGGTTCGCAGAGTCCGGATTATTGCTTTTCACACCCGGATAAAGTAA
- a CDS encoding undecaprenyl-diphosphate phosphatase, with the protein MTVVQAIIMGIVQGVTEFLPISSTGHVVLVEKLLGIHVDSDTLFILLLHLGTLAAVLYAMRREVQWLIKHPTSRMTWMILVALLPTAVVGAICEEWFEGLFDSGVTIGFEFVITGVVLWWMDSVAAGHKNEETMTVSDSLWVGTLQGISILPALSRSGLTIAAGLWRGMDRAAATRFSFVLSIPAILGGTLVKLDDVLEDPAATMALPWTQMIIGAIAAAIAGYLAVKGTSWLIKNSKMRIFAVYTWAVAAFVLYDQLFGHHFFPPLIG; encoded by the coding sequence ATGACCGTTGTACAAGCCATCATTATGGGCATTGTTCAAGGCGTGACGGAATTCTTACCCATCAGTAGTACAGGCCATGTGGTGTTGGTGGAAAAACTGTTGGGCATTCACGTGGACAGTGACACGCTGTTTATTCTCCTGCTACACCTGGGGACGCTCGCGGCGGTACTCTATGCCATGCGGCGCGAGGTCCAGTGGCTCATCAAGCACCCAACGTCGCGTATGACTTGGATGATTCTCGTGGCGTTGTTGCCGACAGCCGTTGTCGGGGCCATCTGCGAAGAGTGGTTTGAAGGTTTGTTCGATTCTGGCGTCACCATTGGGTTTGAATTCGTCATCACCGGCGTGGTTCTGTGGTGGATGGATAGCGTCGCAGCGGGCCACAAAAATGAGGAGACCATGACCGTCTCCGACAGCCTATGGGTCGGTACGCTGCAGGGAATCTCGATTCTCCCCGCGCTGTCGCGTTCAGGGTTGACCATTGCCGCTGGATTGTGGCGTGGAATGGACAGAGCGGCAGCCACCCGGTTTTCGTTTGTCTTGTCGATTCCGGCGATTCTCGGCGGGACACTGGTGAAATTGGACGATGTCCTGGAAGACCCTGCAGCGACGATGGCGCTGCCGTGGACGCAAATGATTATCGGTGCGATTGCCGCAGCGATTGCCGGTTATCTTGCAGTAAAAGGCACCAGCTGGTTAATTAAGAACAGCAAAATGCGGATTTTTGCAGTCTATACGTGGGCGGTCGCTGCATTTGTCCTGTATGATCAACTATTTGGACATCACTTTTTCCCTCCGCTCATCGGATAA